A single genomic interval of Lentimicrobium saccharophilum harbors:
- a CDS encoding IS1634 family transposase: MVLHPEWATRHKRKGTELRLLNGHYYLYEVSSKWNPEKKRPQKITGKLLGKITEEDGFVMSDKDRLRTKEPMISHLSVKEYGVTHFITEILEQYPKLLQKHFPLHWQTIMALAYGRILHQAPLKNMAFHFQHSFLSELYTDTTLSAKELGWVLRELGNSRSDIVAFFREFSKANDCILFDGTDINSCSEKIGINKNGKSKKGTYDKLINLMFVFSVGQQLPIYYRITPGNIKDVKSFKLCLKESGVKDAVIIADKGFYSENNVNQLYGEGLKFIIPLKRDSLRIDYSKIKQTDKQIFDNYFKFEDRFIWHYTIQSGQFNTVVYLDPELKTREERDFLDRIETCPKKFTIEKFHQKQHTFGTISLLNNLEKTPKEIYEDYKSRDQIELMIDTLKNVVEADRSYMQDEQALEGWMFINYISLHWYYKLFHLLIKNNLNKVYSPADFLKILTEVRKVKINESWHNAEITRKTADLIGKIGVHIT; this comes from the coding sequence ATGGTTTTACATCCAGAGTGGGCAACCCGCCACAAACGTAAAGGAACTGAGCTTAGACTGCTCAACGGTCATTACTACCTCTATGAGGTTAGCAGTAAATGGAACCCGGAGAAAAAGAGACCCCAAAAGATTACTGGAAAACTCCTGGGAAAGATTACTGAGGAAGACGGTTTTGTTATGTCCGATAAAGACCGGCTTCGAACAAAAGAACCCATGATTTCTCACCTCTCGGTTAAGGAATATGGAGTTACTCATTTTATTACAGAGATATTGGAGCAATATCCAAAACTTCTGCAAAAACACTTCCCCTTACATTGGCAAACGATCATGGCTCTTGCCTATGGCCGGATACTTCACCAGGCGCCATTAAAAAACATGGCATTTCATTTTCAACACAGCTTTTTATCCGAGCTATATACAGATACAACTCTGTCAGCCAAAGAACTTGGATGGGTTTTGCGTGAACTTGGCAATAGCCGAAGCGATATTGTGGCGTTTTTCAGAGAATTTAGCAAAGCCAACGACTGTATTCTGTTTGATGGCACCGACATTAATTCGTGCTCGGAAAAGATTGGCATAAATAAGAATGGAAAGAGCAAAAAAGGGACTTACGACAAACTTATCAACCTGATGTTTGTCTTCTCAGTTGGACAGCAGTTGCCAATATATTACCGGATCACACCAGGAAACATAAAAGATGTGAAGTCCTTCAAACTCTGCCTGAAGGAGAGTGGGGTAAAAGATGCCGTGATAATTGCTGATAAAGGGTTTTATTCCGAGAACAACGTTAATCAGTTGTATGGCGAAGGGCTAAAATTTATAATCCCCCTCAAACGTGATAGTTTGCGGATTGATTATTCAAAGATCAAGCAGACAGATAAACAGATTTTTGACAACTATTTCAAATTCGAAGACAGGTTTATCTGGCATTACACCATTCAATCAGGGCAATTCAATACAGTTGTTTATTTGGATCCGGAGTTGAAAACGAGAGAAGAACGTGATTTTCTTGACCGCATAGAAACATGCCCTAAAAAATTTACCATTGAGAAATTCCATCAAAAACAACACACTTTTGGTACCATCTCCTTACTGAACAACCTGGAGAAAACCCCTAAAGAAATTTATGAAGACTATAAGAGCCGCGACCAAATCGAACTGATGATAGATACATTGAAAAATGTTGTCGAAGCAGATAGAAGTTATATGCAGGACGAGCAAGCCCTTGAAGGCTGGATGTTTATCAACTACATCAGTTTGCACTGGTACTACAAGTTATTCCACCTGCTCATCAAGAACAATCTCAACAAAGTGTATTCCCCGGCTGACTTTCTGAAAATACTAACCGAAGTGCGCAAAGTAAAAATCAACGAATCGTGGCATAATGCCGAGATCACACGGAAAACCGCTGACCTGATCGGAAAAATTGGTGTGCATATTACGTAA